A region from the Gossypium hirsutum isolate 1008001.06 chromosome A08, Gossypium_hirsutum_v2.1, whole genome shotgun sequence genome encodes:
- the LOC121204731 gene encoding protein DETOXIFICATION 21, with the protein MGGDINQKLLIEAKKNEDGDLKFKEKLWTESKKLWIVAGPAIFTKFSTFGVTIISQAFVGHIGPTELAAFSLCCTVLFRFGNGVLIGMVSALETLCGQAFGAKRYHMLGIYLQRSWLLLFLTTSCLLPLFIFTTKILIALGQDEKIAIVAGYIGHWFIFIMFSMIISFTCQMFLQSQSKNMVIAYLAAFSIGTHICLSWLLTMKLKYGLIGALLSTILAYWIPNIGQLIFVTCGGCKDTWKGFSMLAFKDLWPVVKLSLSSGAMLCLELWYNTILVLLTGNLKNAEIAIDAFAICLNINAWQMMISLGFLAAASVRVSNELGRGSSKSVKFSIMIITLTSLCIGCVTFVLFLCLRGRLAYVFTESEEVGNAVVDLSPLLACSILLDSVQPVLSGIAIGAGWQSSVAWVNIASYYLIGIPIGVVLGYVFNMEVKGVWVGMLLGIFVQALVLIIIIWKTDWDKQVLLAQSRVNKWFVPNSRETNNHQENGV; encoded by the exons ATGGGCGGAGATATCAACCAGAAGCTGCTAATAGAAGCTAAGAAGAATGAAGATGgagatttgaaatttaaagaaaagctATGGACTGAGTCAAAGAAGTTGTGGATTGTCGCCGGCCCTGCAATTTTCACCAAGTTTTCAACCTTCGGTGTCACTATAATCAGTCAAGCTTTTGTTGGTCACATTGGACCTACTGAGCTTGCTGCCTTTTCCCTTTGTTGCACTGTCCTTTTTAGGTTTGGCAATGGTGTTCTG ATTGGTATGGTTAGTGCATTGGAAACATTGTGTGGACAAGCATTTGGAGCAAAACGATACCATATGCTTGGGATATACCTTCAAAGATCATGGCTACTTTTGTTTTTGACTACCAGTTGCCTTCTTCCTTTATTTATCTTCACAACCAAAATTCTTATAGCTTTAGGCCAAGATGAAAAGATAGCAATAGTGGCAGGTTATATAGGTCATTGGTTCATCTTCATCATGTTTTCAATGATCATATCATTTACTTGCCAAATGTTCCTACAATCACAGAGCAAGAATATGGTTATTGCATACTTAGCAGCATTCTCTATTGGAACCCACATCTGTCTTTCATGGCTCTTAACAATGAAACTCAAGTATGGGCTCATTGGAGCTTTGCTATCCACAATTTTGGCCTATTGGATACCGAATATAGGTCAGCTTATCTTTGTTACATGTGGAGGCTGTAAAGATACATGGAAGGGTTTCTCAATGTTAGCTTTCAAGGATCTATGGCCTGTTGTAAAGCTATCTTTGTCATCTGGTGCTATGCTTTG TCTTGAGCTTTGGTACAACACAATATTGGTTCTTCTAACTGGAAACTTGAAAAACGCTGAGATTGCaattgatgcttttgccatttg TCTAAACATTAATGCATGGCAAATGATGATATCACTTGGTTTCTTAGCTGCAGCAAG TGTTAGGGtgtcaaatgagcttggaagagGAAGCTCCAAAAGTGTGAAATTCTCAATTATGATCATAACACTTACATCGCTTTGCATTGGATGCGTGACATTTGTGTTGTTCTTATGCCTTAGAGGACGTTTAGCATATGTATTCACTGAAAGCGAAGAAGTGGGCAATGCAGTTGTGGATTTATCTCCATTGTTGGCTTGCTCCATACTTTTAGACAGTGTTCAACCTGTCCTCTCTG GAATTGCTATTGGTGCTGGATGGCAAAGCAGTGTGGCATGGGTTAACATAGCCTCCTACTATTTAATTGGCATTCCAATTGGTGTTGTGCTCGGATACGTCTTCAACATGGAAGTCAAG GGTGTTTGGGTTGGCATGTTGCTAGGAATATTTGTTCAAGCTCTTGTTCTTATTATTATCATCTGGAAAACTGACTGGGACAAGCAG GTTCTCTTGGCTCAATCGCGAGTTAACAAGTGGTTTGTACCAAATTCCAGGGAAACAAACAACCACCAAGAAAATGGTGTTTGA
- the LOC121204733 gene encoding UPF0664 stress-induced protein C29B12.11c → MALNPQLFPNGMPIPFTNEMFVLVRHGVEFEVDKIPGSQGGRVKAWGIIYLSNIRMVFVASRPVGNFFAFDMPLLYVHDEKFNQPIFHCNNISGQVEPVVPENEHRALYSTHSFKILFKEGGCGTFVPLFLNLIASVRRYNQQVNHEPQPRVDPLQAAQTPVDEMMRHAYVDPNDPTKIFLQQPTTESQLRRRTYQSQPVEGLM, encoded by the exons ATGGCTCTAAATCCTCAGCTTTTCCCTAATGGCATGCCCATCCCTTTCACTAACGAGATGTTTGTTCTCGTCAGACATGGCGTCGAATTCGAAGTTGACAAGATTCCTGG ATCTCAAGGAGGTCGTGTTAAAGCATGGGGCATAATATATTTGTCAAATATACGGATGGTCTTTGTTGCAAGTCGCCCTGTTGGGAATTTCTTTGCTTTTGATATGCCTCTG CTTTATGTGCATGATGAAAAGTTCAACCAACCAATATTTCATTGCAATAACATCTCTGGTCAAGTGGAGCCT GTGGTCCCTGAAAATGAGCATAGGGCTCTCTACTCCACTCATTCATTCAAGATTTTGTTCAAAGAAGGTGGATGCGGAACCTTTGTTCCACTTTTCTTGAACTTGATTGCTTCAGTGAGACGATATAATCAACAAGTAAATCATGAACCACAGCCTCGTGTGGATCCTTTACAAGCAGCACAAACTCCAGTCGATGAAATGATGCGACATGC ATATGTTGATCCTAATGATCCAACAAAAATCTTCTTACAGCAGCCAACTACGGAGTCTCAGTTAAGGCGACGTACGTACCAATCCCAACCGGTTGAAGGTTTGATGTAA